The sequence below is a genomic window from Desulfobulbus oligotrophicus.
AGCAAAAACGAGCAATAACCCCCACCATCCAGGAGTCTTCCGACGAATGGGTATTGATGACCGCTGGTTTAAGAGCCCGGATAAGTATGATCAGATCCCACCAGGATCCGGGATTGAATTTGGCAAATTTTTTAATGGGATACACAGCTATATTCTCAACGCCGGCGCGCCATGCCAACTCACTTTCCTGAGGAACGATCAAGCCAACACGAAAGCCGTGCTTACGCAACTCTTTGAGCTCCGTAAGAACTCGGATTTCCTGACCTCCCCACGAACGGCTCCAGTCGGTATGAATAACCAATGGATGTTGTTCTATTGAGTGCATATTTTCAAATTCAGTCCTTTTGCACACAACAACACCGGTGTTTTGTTCAACAAGGGTTGATGCGTTGCATATGAGCTATGTTTACCAAAACCAGTGTATATTACTTCAAGACCGGATGTTTCAGTATAAACTGTAGAGATATGGTGAATAAAGTGTAGAAGAGTGTGTCTATACACAAAATGGAACGTTCATCATCAGTCAAAACAAAAAGGAGAGTATCCGTGATGTTGATATAATATCCTTTTACTCTGCAAAGATGATTGTATCCTCTTTCCAGGAAGGCGGAACACCTATCGTAATGATCAGCAAAACCGTTCTATATACAGGATGTCGCATCTGTTTCGGTCGAATAAGATATCAGACAGATAATTGCAACTCTTTAGTCGTCCTTGCCAAACCTTTTTTCATTTTGCCGAAGCAGACACTCCGACACCGTTTGTCTGCCCGGCAAAAGGACACTGTCACCAACCGGTTGATCTTGACATGCACAACAGCTCTCCACTCTTGTCTCACATGGACATGCGCCACATTTTTACATCACCGGCAGTACGATCAACCGCTCAACACAAGCTGCCGTGGCACACAGGAGACAGAGCCTCCAAACAGGTCAGACGCCTTGCCTCACCTCAAAAATCGCCAGTAAAGAGTTGCATCATTTCTTTAGGTTGTGTAATGATTTGCTGTTTTTTATCACCAGCAAGAATAAAGTCGAATATCCACTTGCCTTGCTTCGGTATTATCAACCACAATCCCAAAGGAGTCCCAATGAGATTACGGCAATACTGTGCAGTTTGTGCATTCGCGGCTTTAGGAAGTTTCGGCACAAGCATGTTTGCAGGAGCGGAAACACTCCAGGATGCTGTACAGAAAATGATCAGCAGCAACCCTGACATCCGTGCTGTAGCCCACAACCGTCTGGCGCGGGATGAAGAGGTTCGACAGGCCCGTTCCGGTTATTTCCCCACGCTCAATGTTGAAGCCGGCGCCGGTAAAGACTGGGTCGAAAAACCGTATGACCGAGAGCTCAGCCCTCGGGAGGCTCGCATAAGTCTTCGTCAGAATCTTTTTGCCGGCCTCTCGACAATGAATGAAGTCGAACGTCAAAAGGCTCGAGTTGAATCCGAAGCGTATGTGGTGCGCAGTACCGCTGACAATACCGCATTAAAAGCAGCCAATGTATACCTGGAGGTTCTTAAAAATCAGGCTATTGTCGAGCTGGCTCAAGAAAATCTGACCTTGCACCAACGTATCTCAGATCAGATCAGACTCAGAAGCGAGTCAGGTGTTGACCGTCTGGCCGACATGGATCAGGTACAGAGCCGTTTGAACCTTGCCCAAGCCAACCTGGTGGTGACGGAACAGAACCTGCTCGATGCACAAACCAATTACAACGCGGTCGTCGGTAACCTGCCGATGCAGCTGACCCGTCCGGAACCCCCTGCAACCCTGTTACCTCCAAGCCGGGATGAGGCGGAAAACCTTGCTGTTGCCAACCATCCCCAACTTAAATCAGCGCTTGCCGACCTGGAGGCACGCCGCAAACAGGACGAAGTCGCAAAAAGCCCCTTCATGCCTATCATTGACCTGGAAGCCGACCAGATTTGGCAGAAAGATACCTACAACACCTCACTGGACGAAGATCAGGAACGTGAAGATCTCCGCGTTGTTCTTCGCCTCCGCTACAATCTGTTCAATGGCTGGAAAGACGAGGCCAGAAAGACTGAAACCACACCCATCGCCAGGTCATCGAATCAACGAGACTTTCATGGCAAGCTCATGAGGCAGCTAAAAAGAAGACCGACTATCTCCAGCAACGTCTTCAATTTGCGACCAAAACAGCCAGTGCCTACACAAAGCAGTGGAATATCGGACAACGCACCCTGCTTGATGTTCTTGACGCTGAGGCTGAGCGGATAGACTCTGCCCGTCAGCTGGTCACAGCCGACTACGACGGCCTGTATGCCCAGTATCGGATTCTCAATGCCACCGGCCGGTTGATCCCTGCTTTAAAGCTGCAATGGCCTGACGAAGGTTTGATCAACGAAGACTCCGCTCAAGAACAGCCGCAGGCCACTGCCGGCGACCAATCCTGACACTCTGCCGTTTGCTGCCCCTTGCCTTTCTCTCATCCCCGTTCGTGACGACATGGACGGGGATGTTTACCGCAGCCCCATCCGGCCCGGATACGTTATCCTGACCATTCAGTCCTTACCGGCACCATGGGTGTTGCACACACCACTTTGCTGACCATGAAGCCATCGGTCATATCAGCTGCCAGACCTCTCTTCAGCCTCCTTTTTCTGATCCTGATTGTCCTGGTCCCACCGGTGCTGACCGATGAATCTTTTTTCATTCCAGAACAGACTTTACAGCGCATGGAACAACAGTTCGGCAAAGAAGCCAGAACCCGGCTGCTTGCATGGCAGCACCTCATCCGGACCACTGTCGACAGTGAGCAAACCAAGCTTGAGCGTGTGAACCGGTTTATGAATACAAACGCCTTCATTGCTGACACCGACCACTGGCAACAAGAGGATTACTGGGCAACACCCATTGAATTCATTGCCAGCCGAGGAGGAGACTGTGAAGATTTTGCCATCGCTAAATTTTTCACCTTACTGAAAATGGGGGTTGATGAACACCGTCTTGCCCTCACCTATGTCAAGGCAGTTCATCTCAATCAGGCTCACATGGTCTTAACCTATTACCCTGTTCCGGGGGCGGAGCCATTGGTTTTAGATAACCTGATCGACGCGATCAAACCCTCTTCCCAGCGTACCGATCTTGTACCGGTGTACAGTCTGAATGGTTCAGGTCTTTGGCTTGCCAAACAGCGCGGTAAAGGAAAACAGATCGGCAATAATAATCGACTCAAGCGGTGGCGAGAACTCCTGGACCGCATCTCGTCTGAAACACCATAAAATGAGGATTCGTATGACCCTCTACCGTCAACTGCTGTTCTTTGGTCTATCCACCATAATCCTGCTATGTGTCGGATTATGGGTAGGGGAATTGCAACGAACCAGACAGTTTCTGATCACTCAACTCGAATCACACGCTCAAGACACTGCCTCTTCCCTTGGCCTGTCTTTAAGTAGCCTGGCCCACGGGACAGATGCAGCTGTCATGGAATCTATGATCAACGCCATCTTTGATCGAGGATACTATCGAACCATACAGTTTAAAGATGTTCAAGGCACGGTTCTCTTTGATCGCCAGTCCACTGTCTCCATTGAGCGTGTACCCGCCTGGTTTATCCGGGCCACTCCGTTATCAATTCCCAGTGCCCAGGCAATGGTCATGAACGGTTGGAAGCAGACCGGTACGGTGACGGTACAAAGTCATCCTGGGTACGCCTACTACACCTTATGGCAGGCAGTACAGTCAGCTTCTCTGTGGTTCGCTATCACTGCTGCAATAGTTATCGTGGCTGGTCTGCTTAGAATACGCCGACTCCTTGCGCCACTGGCACAGGTTGAAGAACAGGCGCTTGCACTGTGTGAGCGACGCTTTCACATCCAGGAAAGACTTCCCAGAACCCAGGAATTGCGCCGCGTGGTAAAGGCCATGAACCAGATGACAGAGCAGGTTCGGGAGATGTTTGAAGAGCAGGCAGCCCTGGCTGACTCACTCCAGCAGCGTGTCTATCAGGATCCGTTGACAGGTCTGGGCAATCGACGATTTCTCGAGGCACAGGTCAAAGCCAAGGTTGCGGCAAAGGAGACACCTGTCAACGGTACCTTCCTCCTGTTCCAGATCCAGGAACTGCAAGGCATCAACCAGCAGCTGGGCTACACAATCGGTGACCAGCTGATCAGCGAGCTGGCCTCCGATTTACAAAAAACTGCCGTAGAGCAGGCTGAAGCCATTGTCGGCCGCCTCGGAGGGCCAGACCTGGCCCTTCTTCTACCTAACATGGATGCGGCCATGGCCACCGAGCTTGCTGAAACCCGACTCAAGAGTCTTGATTTTATCAAAACCACCTCGTCTTCAGTACCTTCCATCACAGTTGTCTGCGGTGGTGTGACCTACAGTCGACCAACAAGTTTCAACGAACTCCTCATCCATGCCGACACTGCCCTGAATACAGCCCGGCAGGAGGGTGCCCCCGGCTCCACAGTCATCTTTCCCCTTGATGATGCAGCGACTGTTGCTGTTGGCAAGACCGAGTGGAAACACCTGCTGGACACGGTGTTGGCAAATCGTTCTCTGGTCCTGTACGGACAGCCCACAGTCAGCAAGAGTGACAAGGACACAATCATCCATCACGAAATTTTAAGCCGCATCCCCCACAGTGACGGTCGACACATTTCCGCCGGTACCTTTTTGCCCATGGCCGAACAGCTCGGACTGATGCCGACCCTTGATCGTCTTATCCTGGAGAATGTCATTGCCTTGCCGCCTTCTCGATTGGTTCCGCCCCGCGTGGCAATCAATCTGTCACCCATCTCCCTGAAAAACGAACTCTTTGTCGACTGGCTGTTTCCGCAGCTGTCCCAATGCGCTGCTGCAGGCCTGCTCCTCAACTTTGAATTTTCCGAATTCCGAGCCATCCGGCACTTCAATATCATCAAAACCTTTGCAGACCGGATCAAACCCATGGGCCATGGCGTTGGTATCGATCATTTCGGCCAGGGCCTCACCCATTACGGCTACCTCAAATCACTGCTGCCCAACTATGTGAAGATCCACCGGGCAATCACCAACGACATGCACAACGATCAGGACGACACCTCGTTCTTTGTCAGCACACTGTGTACCATAGCCCACAGTCTGGATATTCGGGTGATTATCGAAGGGGTGGAAACCGAACAGCAATGGCAGACTGTCACGGCCCTGCCGATAGATGCAGTTCAGGGTTATTTTATCCGTCGGCCGGAACCGGTACTGTAGAACAGACAAGGTCTTTTAGATAATGTCGTCGACCACGAGATGGTGGTCTGACATCTTGGCGCGTAACTGTTTACGGTTGAGAATTTTTTCCTGTGCTTCAGATGGCAACTCTGTGAACAGAATGACCTTTTTGGCGATCAACAGATCAATCAGATCTTCGACAACCCGTACCATGGAGGCATCTGAGGCTGCCAGAAGATGTGAAAACGATTCAAAATCGTCAATAGTCCTAAGAAAAGAGAGGATCTCGGCATCGAGCAGGGAAACCGGTTCTTTTCCAGCCCCGGACTCACCCTTTCGCAGGGCGACAATGTTTCCTGTCTCATCACGTTCTACAAACAACATCGGCAGCTCCGCTGAATTCCTTGTCACGATTGAATTTCTTGTGATACAACGATCATAGCATAGAAATTGTTTCGTCGACAACTACCTGTATCAACAAACATGACAGACACCGCTCAATCGATACCCGCCAAAGAATGGATCGATGCATCTGGTTCAGATACCGGGGACGACCCGCTGACCGACTGCCTGCTCCAACTCGGCAAGTTCTACAATCTGCCGGTTTCCCGGACCGGCCTGTGCGCCGGGTTACCGCTGGTGGACAACCGGTTAACCGTGGAACTGTTCCCCCGAGCCGCTGACCGTGCAGGTTTAACGACCCGGCTGCTCAAACGACCACTGACAAAGATATCCAGCCTGGAACTCCCGGCGGTTCTTCTTCTTGAGGGGAAAAAGGCGTGCCTGCTGACCGCCGTTGACCACAGTCAGCAACAGGCTACCGTTCTTTTACCGGAAACCGGGTTTGGTGCAACACAGCTGCCCCTGTCGGAACTGACCGCTTTGTTCAGTGGATTTGTCTTCTTTGCCCGTCCCAGGTTCCGACAGGATCATCAACTTGATCACCAAGCCCGGAGGACTGAAAAAAACTGGTTCTGGGGTGTCCTGTTCTCTTCGTGGCGGATATACCGTGATGTACTGCTGGCATCGTTGCTGATCAATATCTTTGCCCTGACCACACCGTTTTTTACGATGAACGTGTACGATCGGGTTATCCCCAACCTGGCCTTTGAAACACTGTGGGTGCTTGCCATTGGTATGGGGTTTGTCTACTTATTTAATCTGCTGCTAAAAGGCCTGCGCGGGCACTTTGTCGATGAAGCCGGCAAAAAGGCCAATCTGCGCATCTCCGGAGCACTTTTGGAAAAAGTCCTGGGCCTCAGGCTTGAAGTTCGACCTAAATCAGTGGGTGGGTTTTCTAAAAAACTACAGCAATTTGAAGCGATTCGAGATTTCATCACCTCCTTTTCCATCACCGCTCTGATCGATCTTCCCTTCATGTTCCTGGGACTTGCCGCCATCTGGTATCTTGGCGGACCGATCGTCTGGATTCATCTGAGCGCCGTCATTCTGATGGCGCTGTTTGCCTACGCTGTCCAGGCACCGCTCAAACGGGCGGTGGAGCATTCATTCCAGGCATCAGCGCAAAAAAATGCCATCCTGGTGGAAGGACTGGCCGGCATCGAGACAATCAAGATGCTTGGTGCAGAAAGTCAGATTCAACGGGGCTGGGAGGAGGCAGTCAGCTACATTGCCACCTGGAGCAGTCGGTCTCGCCTCTTCTCTTCCGCGGTTACCCATTTCTGCGAATTTGTCATGAACGTTACCACCGTGGCGACAATTATTGCCGGTGTGTACCGGATATCCACAGGTGACCTGACCCAAGGGGGAATCATCGCTCTTTTGATCCTTTCCCGACAGGCCATTGCTCCGATGTTCCAGGTGGTGAACCTTGCAACCCGGTATCACCAGGCCAAAACAGCTCTCGGTGAGCTGGACGCCATTATGGCACTGCCGGTCGAACGTCCCCTGGACCGAAACTTCCTTCTTCGCGGTACCTGCCAGGGAAAGATAGCCTTTGAACAGGTGGATTTTCAGTACCCCGAACAAAAAGGTCTGGCGTTAAACAATGTTTCACTCACCATAGAGTCTGGTGAACGGGTGGCGATCATCGGTCCCATCGGTTCAGGCAAAACCACCCTGGGCAAACTACTGCTTGGCATGTATGCACCCACCGCCGGCATTGTTGCCCTTGATGACACCGACATTCGCCAGATCGATCCAGCGGAACTCCGCCGGTTCATCGGGTATGTTCCACAGGATATCACGCTGTTCCGCGGCACCATTCGCGATAATATACGTCTTGGTTCGCCGGAAGTGGAAGATGCCGTGCTGCTCAAAGCAGCCGAACTTTCCGGAGTTGCCGAGTTTGTCGGCAAGCATGCCATGGGCTTTGATCTGGAAATCGGTGAACAGGGACGCGGCCTTTCAGGTGGCCAACGCCAGAGTGTTGCTATTGCCAGAGCCCTATTACACGATCCGCCCATCCTTATCTTAGATGAACCGAGCAGCTCCATGGATAACCGGACGGAAACCCGGCTCAAACAGAACCTTATGCAGTTCCTTCCCGGAAAAACCCTCATTCTCATTACGCATCGTGCTTCACTGCTTGATCTGGTTGATCGCATCGTTCTCATCGACAACGCCATGGTGGTGGCAGATGGACCAAGAGACCAGGTCTTGACTGCCATCAGAAGCGGCCAGGTACAGCTGTAGACAGACATCATGAACAAACAACCAACACCTCCAGCCAACGATCGGTCTGCAGCTCCCCAGGGACTTTTTCGAAGACTGCCGTCACCAGACCTTGACCTGGTCACTGATATCCGAACCACACTGTTGCTTCAGGACCCCCGTGGCGGTCGCCTGATCGTCTGGCTGGTCGGCCTTTTTATTCTGTGTTTCCTTGTCTGGTCGGCATGGGCTGAGATAGACGAGGTAACCCGCGGCGATGGCAAGGTTATCCCCTCTCAGCAGATACAGGTTGTTCAGAACCTTGAAGGCGGCATCCTTGCCAAACTGCTGGTGCAGGTCGGTGACGTGGTTGACAAAGACCAGCTGTTACTTGAAATCGACAAAACCAGATTCTCGGCGCCATATCAGGAAAGCCGGGCCAGCTACCTGGCACTGAAGGCACAGATCGCTCGTCTGGAGGCGGAAACCCATGACAAACCATTTAATGTCCCGGAGGAGGTGAGTAAAGAAAAGCCGGAAATCGGCCTACGGGAACAAAAACTCTACACCTCCAGAAAAGAACAGCTGACAGCCAAACTACAGATCCTCCAGGAGCAACACACTCAACGTAAACAGGAACTGGCAGAGCTCCGCTCAAAATTAGGAGAGTTGCGTCGAACCTCCGGGCTGCTCCAACGGGAACTGGCCATGACCAAGCCACTGATTGCCCAGGGAGCGGTCTCTGAGGTTGAAGTACTACGCTTACAACGTCAACACAGCGAGATGAGCGGCGCCATCGAGACCACCAGAATTGCCATTCCCAAGGTTGAGTCGAAGATTGCCGAGGCAAAAAAAGCCATGGAAAGCGAACAACTCGCCTTTCATAACGCTGCTCGCAGCGAGCTGAACGAGGCGTATGCCAAGCTGGAAGGTGTCAGTGCCAATGCCGAGGCCCTGATGGACCGGCTTCAGCGTACCGCGGTCCGTTCGCCGGTACGGGGATCCATCAATCAGATCAAAGTCAATACCATCGGTGGTACCATTCAACCGGGAATGGATCTGATCGAGATCGTTCCCCTTGAGGATACGTTACTTGTTGAGGCCCGAATCAAACCGGCTGACATCGCCTTTCTTCATCCCAACCAACCGGCCATCATCAAATTCACTGCCTACGACTTCACCACCTATGGCGGACTGGAGGCAGATTTAGAGCACATCAGTGCCGACTCCATCACCGACAAGGAGGGAAACGATTTCTATCTGATCCGTCTCCGCACCAAACAGAACTTCCTGGGCAGCAAGGACAAGCCACTCCCCATTATTCCGGGCATGGTCGCTTCAGTCGATATTCTCACCGGCAAAAAAACCATTCTTTCGTACCTGCTCAAGCCTGTTCTGCGGGCCAAGGCTACAGCACTTCGGGAGCGATGAGATGAACCTGATCCTCTGTTGCAGCAATCCTCGCCTTCGTGAACGGTGGTTCACTGCTCTGAACCGCATGTTCTCCACCTACCAGGCCACCACGCTGGAAGACCTGCGTATTTTTGTTCAGCAACAGATCACCTTCGGTCTTTTGCTCATTCACCGTCCTTTAATCGACTTCGCAGCGGTAACCTACATCAAAAGACGTCAACCTAACTGTAAACTCGTCATTCTTTCGGACCGACCGAGCGAAACAGAGGGGTTGGCCCTTCTCAGGCTTGGCGTGATCGGGTACGCCAACAGTTATACCAACCCCCAGCGACTGCAGGATGCCATACGTTCCATAGTCGATGGTTCAGTATGGATCAGTCAGGATCTCATGTATCGATTGATCACCCAATCGGCACCATCCGTCAGCTCCACATTCCAAACACAGGCTATCCGTACTCCTCAACTCAACAACCTTTCCGACCGGGAACTGCAGATTGCCGATTTAGTGTCTCAAGGGCTCAGCAACGGTGAAATTGCTGTTCAGCTCGGTATTACTGAACGCACGGTCAAAGCCCACCTCGGTGCTGTGTATGCCAAGACCTCCACCAAAGGACGCCTGGCCCTGGCACTGCTGATGCGTCAGGCAGCGTCTGCCTCCAATAACGGATGAAGACCGACGGCAATTGATCAGTATGTGCCCTCATCTCTTCTGTTAAAAAAACAAGAAACGCAGCAGATAGCTGATGCTACCTGCTGCGTTTTGGCAAGGAAAAGGACTGTACCGAATTATTGCGTAGATCCCAGATCTATCTGGCCCAACAGTGAGTTGAGCTGATCACCGGTATCAAGTGAACTGAAATCAATGGTGTCAAAGGTAACACTACCAATCACATTCGAATGATCAGCATCATCATAGAGCAGTAACTGGGCCTTACCATCGTTGTCGGCAACCCCGAGTCGGGAATGATCATCCTCATCACTGCCGATCACCTGACTGATATCCACTCGATCCCCCTCGGCCCGGCTGTAATCCAGAATGGTATCATGGCCATCACCGACCATGAAGATATCGGCGCCGCCACCACCTATAAGGACCTCGTCTCCACTGCCGCCGGCCAGTGTGTTGTCGGCTTCCGTACCGATGATAAAGGTCTTGGTGTCGGTTAAGCCGCCACCTGCACTGTCCTCAATGGTCACGATGACTGAAATATCCGGGGTTGCTCCTGTTGTACCGGGAACCGTCATTTCCAGACCTTCGATTGTTACCGCATTGGTGACCGGATCAATGGCGACCGTATAGCTGCCGTCGCTCTCCAGCGGCAGTGTCCAGGTCCCATCAGGATTGAGCGTTCCTGCAGAAAGAACCGCTCCTTCAGGGACCGACAGGGCCACACTGACAATGGTCTCTGAAAAATCGGTGTCTCCTGTCTCCACGACCAGATTGATCGGATAGAGCGTGTCCGTGGGGAAACTGATGTCGTGGATCAAAAAGTCGTTGTCTCCTCCATCAGTTGGTGCAGTAAAGACAATAGAGTGGATGAGAGCTCCATCTGCTCCCTGCAGTGTAAACGGTGGATCAATCTCATCGGTTATGCCCTGGACTATTCCACCGCCGATCTGATTACCATCAATATCGTACAGCACATACTCTGCCCGCTCAACAGAGGCAAGCCAGGCAAACCGAACCGTTGCTTCGGAAACAGGGCTATCAAAGATGACTTCAATCTTTTCGGAAGTGTGACCATCTTGGCCAAGTTCTATGAAATCTCCGGAGGCATCGCCCGGCACACCGAAACCAGTTGGTGCGTCATACACTCCTTCTGCGGTGGCAACACCAATCTCATTGCCATCAAGATCATACGCTTTGACTGTGAACCCCAGGTCCGTACTGGTCACATTTGCG
It includes:
- a CDS encoding transglutaminase-like cysteine peptidase, with protein sequence MGVAHTTLLTMKPSVISAARPLFSLLFLILIVLVPPVLTDESFFIPEQTLQRMEQQFGKEARTRLLAWQHLIRTTVDSEQTKLERVNRFMNTNAFIADTDHWQQEDYWATPIEFIASRGGDCEDFAIAKFFTLLKMGVDEHRLALTYVKAVHLNQAHMVLTYYPVPGAEPLVLDNLIDAIKPSSQRTDLVPVYSLNGSGLWLAKQRGKGKQIGNNNRLKRWRELLDRISSETP
- a CDS encoding EAL domain-containing protein, encoding MTLYRQLLFFGLSTIILLCVGLWVGELQRTRQFLITQLESHAQDTASSLGLSLSSLAHGTDAAVMESMINAIFDRGYYRTIQFKDVQGTVLFDRQSTVSIERVPAWFIRATPLSIPSAQAMVMNGWKQTGTVTVQSHPGYAYYTLWQAVQSASLWFAITAAIVIVAGLLRIRRLLAPLAQVEEQALALCERRFHIQERLPRTQELRRVVKAMNQMTEQVREMFEEQAALADSLQQRVYQDPLTGLGNRRFLEAQVKAKVAAKETPVNGTFLLFQIQELQGINQQLGYTIGDQLISELASDLQKTAVEQAEAIVGRLGGPDLALLLPNMDAAMATELAETRLKSLDFIKTTSSSVPSITVVCGGVTYSRPTSFNELLIHADTALNTARQEGAPGSTVIFPLDDAATVAVGKTEWKHLLDTVLANRSLVLYGQPTVSKSDKDTIIHHEILSRIPHSDGRHISAGTFLPMAEQLGLMPTLDRLILENVIALPPSRLVPPRVAINLSPISLKNELFVDWLFPQLSQCAAAGLLLNFEFSEFRAIRHFNIIKTFADRIKPMGHGVGIDHFGQGLTHYGYLKSLLPNYVKIHRAITNDMHNDQDDTSFFVSTLCTIAHSLDIRVIIEGVETEQQWQTVTALPIDAVQGYFIRRPEPVL
- a CDS encoding HlyD family type I secretion periplasmic adaptor subunit, which codes for MNKQPTPPANDRSAAPQGLFRRLPSPDLDLVTDIRTTLLLQDPRGGRLIVWLVGLFILCFLVWSAWAEIDEVTRGDGKVIPSQQIQVVQNLEGGILAKLLVQVGDVVDKDQLLLEIDKTRFSAPYQESRASYLALKAQIARLEAETHDKPFNVPEEVSKEKPEIGLREQKLYTSRKEQLTAKLQILQEQHTQRKQELAELRSKLGELRRTSGLLQRELAMTKPLIAQGAVSEVEVLRLQRQHSEMSGAIETTRIAIPKVESKIAEAKKAMESEQLAFHNAARSELNEAYAKLEGVSANAEALMDRLQRTAVRSPVRGSINQIKVNTIGGTIQPGMDLIEIVPLEDTLLVEARIKPADIAFLHPNQPAIIKFTAYDFTTYGGLEADLEHISADSITDKEGNDFYLIRLRTKQNFLGSKDKPLPIIPGMVASVDILTGKKTILSYLLKPVLRAKATALRER
- a CDS encoding type I secretion system permease/ATPase, whose protein sequence is MTDTAQSIPAKEWIDASGSDTGDDPLTDCLLQLGKFYNLPVSRTGLCAGLPLVDNRLTVELFPRAADRAGLTTRLLKRPLTKISSLELPAVLLLEGKKACLLTAVDHSQQQATVLLPETGFGATQLPLSELTALFSGFVFFARPRFRQDHQLDHQARRTEKNWFWGVLFSSWRIYRDVLLASLLINIFALTTPFFTMNVYDRVIPNLAFETLWVLAIGMGFVYLFNLLLKGLRGHFVDEAGKKANLRISGALLEKVLGLRLEVRPKSVGGFSKKLQQFEAIRDFITSFSITALIDLPFMFLGLAAIWYLGGPIVWIHLSAVILMALFAYAVQAPLKRAVEHSFQASAQKNAILVEGLAGIETIKMLGAESQIQRGWEEAVSYIATWSSRSRLFSSAVTHFCEFVMNVTTVATIIAGVYRISTGDLTQGGIIALLILSRQAIAPMFQVVNLATRYHQAKTALGELDAIMALPVERPLDRNFLLRGTCQGKIAFEQVDFQYPEQKGLALNNVSLTIESGERVAIIGPIGSGKTTLGKLLLGMYAPTAGIVALDDTDIRQIDPAELRRFIGYVPQDITLFRGTIRDNIRLGSPEVEDAVLLKAAELSGVAEFVGKHAMGFDLEIGEQGRGLSGGQRQSVAIARALLHDPPILILDEPSSSMDNRTETRLKQNLMQFLPGKTLILITHRASLLDLVDRIVLIDNAMVVADGPRDQVLTAIRSGQVQL
- a CDS encoding TolC family protein, coding for MESTRLSWQAHEAAKKKTDYLQQRLQFATKTASAYTKQWNIGQRTLLDVLDAEAERIDSARQLVTADYDGLYAQYRILNATGRLIPALKLQWPDEGLINEDSAQEQPQATAGDQS
- a CDS encoding helix-turn-helix transcriptional regulator — encoded protein: MNLILCCSNPRLRERWFTALNRMFSTYQATTLEDLRIFVQQQITFGLLLIHRPLIDFAAVTYIKRRQPNCKLVILSDRPSETEGLALLRLGVIGYANSYTNPQRLQDAIRSIVDGSVWISQDLMYRLITQSAPSVSSTFQTQAIRTPQLNNLSDRELQIADLVSQGLSNGEIAVQLGITERTVKAHLGAVYAKTSTKGRLALALLMRQAASASNNG